From the genome of Scytonema hofmannii PCC 7110, one region includes:
- a CDS encoding OsmC family protein: MGKEQQITEHTAATTRFVRQDKPIIYGSSDPSFRGDPTRYNPEELLVASISACHMLWYLHLCASAKIVVTDYVDHPVGVMEETNNGSGRFSEVTLKPRVAIALQRKHRNSNPFT; this comes from the coding sequence TTGGGGAAGGAACAGCAAATTACCGAGCATACAGCCGCAACCACGAGATTCGTTCGTCAAGACAAACCTATTATTTATGGCTCGTCCGATCCATCTTTTCGTGGTGACCCAACACGGTATAATCCAGAAGAACTGCTGGTAGCATCAATTTCTGCTTGTCATATGCTCTGGTATCTTCATCTATGTGCTAGTGCAAAAATTGTTGTGACGGATTACGTCGATCATCCCGTTGGTGTGATGGAAGAGACAAATAACGGAAGTGGACGATTTTCTGAGGTAACACTCAAACCTCGTGTGGCGATCGCGCTTCAGCGCAAACATCGAAACAGCAACCCGTTTACATGA
- a CDS encoding AAA family ATPase — MNNDISSSCNLEYTGTTNPKPDDIDYQPYLPSEELKKSVDLAIKLERPLLIMGEPGSGKTQLAKAIAYEFTENNQDLLKSLNLDSYPYEAWYVKSTSRARDGLYIYDAIARLRDAQLAGVNQLDKEGQKRLNDSEQKDYIKFGALGKAFQNSLRTIVLIDEIDKADIDFPNDLLLELDEKRFFIEETQRWVPDRNPQKKAPSPIIIITSNNEKDLPDAFLRRCIFHYLEFPEKDKLIDIIKAHFGKKLPEFLTEELLENVVNSFLGVRQYTDSSGKKVSTSELIDWVAALLEYYKTPEQIREQLKPGELPFLGLLLKTWDAQIRYKGQRRETT; from the coding sequence ATGAATAATGATATTTCCTCCTCGTGCAATCTTGAGTACACAGGTACAACTAACCCTAAACCCGATGATATAGACTATCAACCTTACCTTCCCAGTGAGGAATTAAAAAAAAGTGTGGATTTAGCTATCAAACTCGAACGCCCTTTGTTAATCATGGGTGAACCGGGTTCTGGAAAAACACAGTTGGCAAAAGCGATCGCCTATGAATTTACTGAAAACAATCAAGACCTTTTAAAGTCTTTAAATCTTGACAGTTATCCCTACGAAGCATGGTATGTTAAATCTACCAGTCGTGCTAGAGATGGACTCTATATATATGATGCGATCGCACGCTTGCGGGATGCTCAACTTGCAGGGGTAAATCAACTAGATAAAGAGGGTCAAAAACGTCTTAATGACTCAGAGCAAAAAGATTACATCAAATTTGGAGCCTTAGGAAAAGCTTTTCAAAATTCCCTAAGAACTATTGTTCTAATTGATGAAATTGATAAAGCTGATATTGATTTTCCTAACGACCTTCTTTTAGAACTCGACGAAAAACGGTTTTTTATAGAAGAAACTCAAAGGTGGGTTCCCGATCGCAATCCTCAGAAAAAAGCACCCTCTCCCATTATCATTATTACCAGCAATAATGAAAAAGACTTACCCGATGCTTTCTTGCGTCGCTGTATCTTCCACTACCTAGAATTTCCGGAGAAAGATAAATTAATTGACATTATTAAAGCTCACTTCGGGAAAAAGCTACCAGAATTCCTAACTGAAGAGCTTTTAGAAAATGTTGTTAACAGCTTTTTAGGCGTTAGGCAATATACAGATAGTAGTGGTAAAAAGGTGAGTACCAGCGAACTGATTGACTGGGTTGCAGCACTGTTAGAATACTATAAAACACCAGAGCAGATTCGAGAACAACTCAAACCAGGAGAATTACCCTTCTTAGGGTTGCTGCTAAAAACTTGGGACGCCCAAATCCGCTATAAGGGACAGCGCCGTGAAACCACTTAA
- a CDS encoding SUMF1/EgtB/PvdO family nonheme iron enzyme has translation MKPLNDHHLLELFWGLRKAGLSLRIEDYQLLCQAWEKGFCPNNIQELGELCQRLWVKSLKEKKLFDEYFNKYSDRYLEHLKQLLFQLETNSSFSDESSGEGRQLTKGSSRDAQSGTPQARLQQKIEATTPPSTPTPSPLPETVITEAARVGQAVPIPRSTYFTLTKEYFPVHRRQMQQSWRKLRLSLREGVGTELDIPATIKRISQKGLFLDPVLIPKRTNQTELLLLLDQSNSMMPFAPLAEQLVQTAQKDGRLGETKTYYFRNSPKDFLFRDLDLLQKQSLTNIIPHLHKNRTVVLIFSDGGAARGGYNQERVKLTEKFLNQLKPAVRKVVWLNPVPKYRWFGTTASQLSDKVFMYPFSEQGWRVMIDVLRGKQKSSPEDFDYLLNWSELVANQESVEQLYKRLVSLQPPDTKNDPDKLYRYENASRYIADFARRGQAYLDLACHAAFPLAITPDLVYYLRENFSFFDQKGKKLNIPWIAVPDLLLSNLCYPIGYQLYEMDSAVRHLLLKLLQQEERFGNKRLDELSDCLLYYLQQGLNNPNLKNQDFGENPEWIALAYTKPSEVARQLALMLHQTYSGDKAEKIKSVSLTATFAEPLAEANFQPLLTFARGWGRLARGYQEEAKEVFEQLPKKSPELNIEGVKLWIPGRKLPQFSFDVVTVNATGEIIKRETHQAKYFKEDLGNRVTLDMVYIPGGSFLMGSPETEEGRYENEESPQHKVTVQPFFMGKYPVTQKQWRVVAAFPQVNRELHPNPSNFKGVNRPVESISWYDAVEFCDRLSTYTGKNYRLPSEAEWEYACRAGTTTPFHFGETITPELANYDGNYTYASGSKGEFREKTTTVGSFKVANAFGLFDMHGNIWEWCADRWHKNYENASSDGSAWLTQSSKDNDNHRMLRGGSWLINPRHCRSAYRNDVHPDSRDDSAGFRVVLSGARSL, from the coding sequence GTGAAACCACTTAACGACCATCACCTGCTAGAACTGTTTTGGGGACTGCGGAAAGCTGGGTTGTCCCTGAGAATAGAAGATTACCAGTTGCTTTGCCAAGCTTGGGAGAAAGGTTTTTGTCCAAACAACATTCAAGAATTAGGGGAATTATGTCAGCGCTTGTGGGTAAAGTCTTTGAAAGAGAAAAAGCTTTTTGATGAATATTTTAATAAATATTCTGACCGGTATTTGGAACATCTGAAACAGTTGTTATTCCAACTAGAAACTAACTCTTCGTTTTCCGATGAATCTTCTGGGGAAGGAAGACAACTAACCAAAGGTTCATCAAGAGATGCTCAGTCCGGTACACCTCAAGCGAGACTCCAACAGAAAATAGAAGCAACGACACCACCATCAACGCCCACTCCGTCACCTCTACCTGAGACGGTAATTACAGAAGCAGCGCGGGTGGGTCAAGCAGTTCCTATACCTCGATCAACATACTTTACCCTTACAAAAGAATATTTTCCCGTACATCGACGGCAAATGCAACAAAGCTGGCGAAAACTGCGCCTTTCGCTGCGAGAGGGTGTAGGAACGGAATTAGATATTCCCGCCACAATCAAACGCATTAGCCAAAAGGGATTATTTCTCGATCCCGTGCTTATCCCCAAGCGCACCAATCAAACTGAATTATTGCTATTACTCGACCAAAGTAATTCCATGATGCCTTTTGCGCCTCTAGCAGAGCAATTAGTTCAAACAGCTCAAAAGGACGGACGTTTGGGGGAAACGAAAACTTACTATTTTCGCAACAGTCCAAAAGACTTTCTCTTCAGAGATCTCGATTTGTTACAAAAGCAATCCCTTACCAACATCATTCCCCACTTACATAAAAACCGTACTGTTGTTCTTATCTTCAGTGATGGTGGTGCAGCACGTGGCGGTTACAATCAAGAGCGAGTGAAATTAACAGAGAAATTTCTCAATCAACTCAAACCAGCGGTGCGAAAAGTAGTGTGGTTGAATCCAGTACCAAAATACCGTTGGTTTGGGACTACTGCTAGTCAGCTGTCGGACAAAGTCTTCATGTACCCCTTCAGCGAACAAGGGTGGCGGGTGATGATTGATGTCCTGCGGGGAAAACAGAAGTCTTCACCAGAAGATTTTGACTATCTCCTCAACTGGTCAGAGTTAGTCGCAAATCAAGAATCCGTTGAGCAGCTCTATAAACGTCTTGTGAGTTTGCAACCACCTGACACGAAAAACGACCCAGATAAGTTGTATCGCTACGAAAACGCTTCTCGTTACATTGCTGATTTTGCCAGACGGGGTCAAGCATATTTAGATTTAGCCTGTCACGCGGCTTTCCCCCTTGCCATCACTCCAGATTTAGTTTACTACTTACGAGAGAACTTTTCCTTCTTCGATCAAAAAGGGAAAAAGTTAAATATCCCTTGGATTGCTGTTCCAGACCTCTTGCTATCGAATCTTTGCTATCCCATAGGGTATCAGCTTTATGAAATGGATAGCGCCGTGCGGCATTTATTGCTAAAACTCTTACAACAAGAAGAACGATTTGGTAACAAAAGGCTTGATGAACTGTCTGACTGCTTGCTTTACTACCTGCAACAAGGATTAAACAATCCAAACTTAAAGAACCAAGATTTTGGCGAAAACCCAGAATGGATTGCACTCGCTTACACTAAACCCAGTGAAGTCGCTCGTCAACTGGCTCTCATGCTACACCAAACTTATTCAGGAGACAAAGCTGAAAAAATCAAAAGTGTATCCTTAACTGCAACATTTGCAGAACCCCTCGCTGAAGCTAACTTTCAACCCCTTCTCACCTTTGCTCGTGGTTGGGGACGTTTGGCTAGGGGATACCAAGAAGAGGCGAAAGAAGTATTTGAGCAATTGCCTAAAAAATCACCAGAACTTAATATAGAAGGGGTGAAACTATGGATTCCAGGTCGCAAACTCCCGCAATTTTCCTTTGATGTTGTGACTGTCAACGCTACAGGAGAAATCATCAAACGGGAAACCCACCAAGCTAAGTACTTTAAGGAAGACCTTGGCAATAGGGTGACTCTGGACATGGTTTATATTCCTGGTGGTAGCTTCCTCATGGGTTCACCGGAAACTGAAGAGGGACGTTATGAAAATGAGGAGAGTCCTCAGCACAAAGTTACCGTTCAACCTTTTTTTATGGGTAAGTACCCCGTCACTCAAAAGCAGTGGCGAGTTGTAGCTGCTTTCCCTCAAGTCAACCGCGAACTCCATCCCAACCCATCGAATTTTAAAGGAGTTAACCGACCAGTAGAGTCAATATCATGGTATGATGCAGTAGAGTTTTGTGATAGACTATCAACATACACTGGAAAAAACTACCGACTTCCCAGTGAAGCAGAGTGGGAGTATGCTTGCCGCGCAGGCACGACGACACCTTTCCACTTTGGCGAAACTATTACGCCAGAGTTGGCAAATTATGACGGCAACTACACTTACGCTTCTGGTTCCAAGGGAGAGTTTCGTGAAAAGACAACAACTGTAGGCAGCTTTAAAGTAGCTAATGCCTTCGGACTGTTTGATATGCACGGCAACATCTGGGAATGGTGTGCCGACCGTTGGCATAAAAACTATGAAAATGCATCTTCTGATGGCAGTGCTTGGTTAACTCAGTCTTCAAAAGATAATGATAATCATCGGATGCTTCGTGGCGGTTCCTGGCTCATCAATCCGAGGCATTGCCGTTCGGCGTATCGCAACGACGTTCATCCGGACAGCAGGGACGACTCCGCCGGGTTTCGGGTGGTGCTTTCCGGGGCGAGAAGTTTATAA
- a CDS encoding PIN domain-containing protein produces MGPHLTLGGTGVVMLRDGEDAHVLEAAIAGRAKVLVTGNFKDFISNNDTQVIEMGRYAIHSTPTHTLHIAHPEKMN; encoded by the coding sequence GTGGGACCTCATTTGACTTTGGGCGGAACTGGTGTAGTTATGCTACGCGATGGTGAAGACGCCCACGTTCTTGAAGCTGCGATCGCTGGTCGAGCAAAAGTGTTGGTTACGGGTAACTTTAAAGACTTTATATCAAACAACGATACCCAGGTTATTGAGATGGGTCGGTACGCCATTCATAGTACACCAACCCATACGCTTCATATTGCACATCCAGAAAAGATGAATTAA
- the petJ gene encoding cytochrome c6 PetJ, with the protein MNIKLPKLITILLVIFVVLSFSFLPEAIAADTNNGAKIFSVNCAGCHINGSNIIRRGKNLKLKALKKYGMDSVDAIASIVTNGKNNMSAYKDRLTEEEIQDVSAYVLEQAQKDWR; encoded by the coding sequence ATGAATATCAAACTTCCAAAGCTCATCACTATTTTATTAGTGATATTCGTGGTTTTAAGTTTCTCTTTCCTTCCTGAAGCAATAGCAGCAGATACAAATAATGGTGCTAAAATTTTTAGCGTAAATTGTGCTGGGTGTCATATCAACGGGAGCAATATTATTAGACGAGGAAAGAACTTAAAATTGAAAGCACTTAAGAAATATGGGATGGATTCTGTAGATGCGATCGCATCTATCGTAACCAACGGGAAAAACAATATGTCAGCCTACAAAGATCGGTTAACCGAGGAAGAAATACAAGATGTCTCTGCTTATGTTTTAGAGCAAGCACAAAAAGACTGGCGATGA
- a CDS encoding DUF4351 domain-containing protein → MTRFIHDKFAKDYLEELLKNYGEVKTSEKVSGEIKEIDVFFIPAQPRSADLQTLGLLGRFAEFPMIVEPFRNAASEDEICDCLLKLLEIRASMRREAKAKKTKLPKHKIPKLWILTPTASADRLSSFNINQKPGWLPGIYFLGGALRAAIVAIHQLPPTPETLWLRLLGRGKVQEQAIVELLGLPSDNPYQRATLELVYNLQENLRINQNINKDDQELVMRLEPLYQRNREQAKEEGRQEGRQEGRQEGRLEGEQRLVMRQLNRLFGEIDASLTQQIRELSTEQLEALGEVLLDFSEVADLQAWLNQSEA, encoded by the coding sequence ATGACCCGCTTTATACATGACAAGTTTGCCAAAGATTACCTCGAAGAATTACTCAAAAACTACGGGGAGGTCAAAACCTCAGAAAAAGTTTCAGGAGAGATTAAAGAGATAGATGTTTTCTTCATTCCCGCTCAACCCCGAAGTGCCGATCTACAAACACTAGGACTACTGGGGAGATTTGCCGAATTCCCGATGATAGTAGAACCATTCCGCAATGCAGCATCTGAAGATGAAATCTGCGACTGCTTGCTAAAATTATTGGAAATCAGAGCCTCGATGCGGCGAGAAGCAAAAGCCAAGAAAACGAAACTTCCAAAACATAAAATTCCTAAACTGTGGATTCTCACGCCCACAGCATCTGCTGACAGATTATCAAGTTTTAACATTAACCAAAAACCGGGATGGTTACCAGGAATTTACTTTTTAGGAGGTGCGTTAAGAGCAGCAATTGTTGCCATACATCAACTACCACCGACACCAGAGACGTTATGGTTGAGACTGTTGGGTAGGGGAAAAGTACAAGAGCAAGCAATTGTTGAACTACTTGGATTACCCTCTGATAATCCCTACCAGAGAGCAACGCTAGAATTAGTTTACAACCTGCAAGAAAATTTGAGAATCAATCAAAATATAAATAAAGACGACCAGGAGTTGGTTATGCGATTAGAACCACTTTATCAGCGCAATCGGGAACAAGCTAAAGAAGAGGGACGACAAGAGGGACGACAAGAGGGACGACAAGAGGGACGACTTGAAGGAGAGCAACGTCTGGTTATGCGTCAGCTAAATCGCCTCTTTGGTGAAATCGATGCATCATTAACTCAGCAAATTAGAGAATTATCCACCGAACAACTTGAAGCTTTAGGAGAAGTTTTATTAGACTTTTCTGAGGTGGCTGATTTACAAGCTTGGTTAAATCAATCTGAAGCATAG
- a CDS encoding DUF4351 domain-containing protein, whose translation MTEQIDHDQLFKTLLSTFFVEFIELFLPEVANYLERTPITFLPQEYFTDLMTGERKIIDLLALVKFRGQETCFIIHVENQSYTESDFARRMFFYFAKLHQEYLLPIYPVVVFSFDEPKRQERKQYQVEFPNLKVLEFNFTAIQLNQLNWRDFLQQKNPVAAALMAKMRIAPEDRAKVKAECLRLLTTLRLDPARTKLISGFVDTYLELNASEEQVFQRELDSMGLRQEEQVMEIVTSWMKTGMQQEAQKLVLRQLNRRLGTIEPPLEQRIRELPLARSEDLSEALLDFVEISDLVNWLEQSRS comes from the coding sequence ATGACCGAGCAGATTGACCACGACCAACTTTTCAAAACACTTCTGTCCACGTTTTTCGTGGAGTTCATAGAGCTATTTCTACCAGAAGTAGCAAACTATCTTGAGCGTACACCCATTACCTTTTTACCACAAGAGTACTTTACTGACCTCATGACTGGAGAACGCAAAATTATTGATTTGCTCGCACTAGTAAAGTTTCGAGGACAGGAGACTTGTTTCATTATCCATGTAGAAAATCAGTCTTACACCGAATCTGATTTTGCGCGGCGAATGTTTTTCTATTTCGCTAAGCTACATCAAGAATACTTGCTTCCTATTTATCCAGTTGTTGTATTTTCTTTTGATGAGCCAAAACGGCAAGAACGGAAACAGTATCAAGTAGAGTTCCCAAATTTAAAGGTACTGGAGTTTAACTTTACGGCAATCCAACTCAATCAGCTTAATTGGCGAGATTTCTTACAACAAAAAAATCCGGTAGCAGCAGCTTTGATGGCAAAAATGCGAATTGCGCCAGAAGATAGGGCGAAAGTGAAAGCAGAGTGTTTGCGATTACTGACAACTTTACGGCTCGATCCGGCTCGAACAAAGTTAATTTCTGGATTTGTGGATACTTACTTAGAGTTGAATGCGTCAGAAGAGCAGGTTTTTCAGCGTGAGCTTGATAGTATGGGTCTAAGGCAGGAGGAACAAGTTATGGAAATTGTCACGAGTTGGATGAAAACGGGAATGCAGCAAGAGGCTCAAAAGCTCGTTCTCCGACAGTTAAATCGTCGGTTAGGGACAATTGAGCCACCTTTAGAGCAGCGCATTCGTGAATTACCATTGGCTCGATCTGAGGATTTGAGCGAGGCTCTACTAGATTTTGTTGAAATATCAGATTTAGTGAATTGGTTAGAGCAATCTCGCAGTTAA
- a CDS encoding 5'-methylthioadenosine/S-adenosylhomocysteine nucleosidase, whose product MALPCAVILTAIPVEYKAVRAHLSNPQRETHREGTIYHRGIFSSDDISWQVGIVETGAGNTDAAVETKRAIDYFKPNVVFFVGVAGGIKDVSLGDVVAATKVYGYESGKAIKETFLTSPNVSTVSYRLEQLAKAEAREDDWVKRIKGDTPTKTPSPSAYIGAIAAGDKVLASKDSEVYKLLRSNYNDALAVEMESHGVLKAVRANPEINVLIVRGISDLIEHKSDADASGYQEIAARHASAFAFEILAKLAPNGLNSSNLSETSLGSLTKDKTALQVWGEKLSYLQQQEAIASDPGMKFQLKTQIEECQHKIQELKNRG is encoded by the coding sequence ATGGCTTTGCCTTGCGCTGTTATACTCACTGCTATTCCTGTAGAGTATAAGGCTGTTCGCGCCCATTTAAGCAATCCTCAAAGAGAAACACATCGTGAAGGAACTATATACCATCGAGGAATCTTTTCATCTGATGATATATCTTGGCAAGTAGGAATTGTCGAAACTGGAGCCGGGAATACTGATGCTGCGGTAGAAACCAAACGGGCGATCGATTACTTCAAGCCGAATGTTGTATTTTTTGTCGGAGTCGCTGGAGGAATCAAGGATGTTTCCTTGGGTGATGTAGTCGCAGCAACGAAGGTTTATGGATACGAGTCAGGGAAAGCTATAAAAGAAACCTTTTTAACTAGTCCTAACGTCAGCACAGTGAGCTACCGTTTGGAACAGTTAGCTAAAGCTGAGGCGCGAGAAGATGATTGGGTAAAGCGCATTAAAGGAGACACCCCTACAAAAACGCCATCACCATCAGCTTATATTGGAGCAATAGCTGCAGGCGATAAAGTTTTAGCTTCAAAAGATTCTGAAGTTTACAAACTTCTCCGCTCAAATTACAATGATGCCCTAGCGGTAGAGATGGAAAGCCACGGTGTTCTCAAAGCAGTTCGTGCTAATCCAGAAATTAACGTATTAATCGTTCGTGGTATCTCTGATTTGATTGAGCATAAGAGCGATGCTGATGCTAGTGGCTATCAGGAAATCGCAGCACGCCACGCTAGTGCTTTTGCTTTTGAAATTCTGGCAAAGCTAGCTCCAAATGGGTTAAATTCTTCAAACCTCAGTGAAACTTCATTAGGTTCTTTAACTAAAGATAAAACAGCACTCCAAGTATGGGGAGAAAAACTCTCATATTTGCAGCAACAAGAAGCGATCGCATCAGATCCTGGTATGAAATTTCAACTCAAGACGCAGATTGAGGAATGTCAACACAAAATTCAGGAATTAAAGAATAGAGGATGA
- a CDS encoding TldD/PmbA family protein, with the protein MLTITPLLSNQLPSLHYSFTPERFDETWEAPLSTLLGLGRAAGADFIEFFLERVNYISCLAEEDTITSITPRLSTGAGVRVFRGQADCYVSTNDLTFSGLKAALEKGLSIMGLQLPAPNSFIPEINLELLRDYATKRGKDGWLPLCSSIREMGELLLESTDQLKQKANHIQSRRSTYFRDWQEVLVAASDGTFARDIRLTQSVGLSLLCADGANRTSIGERGGNTSDPNFLRTWDYKEAVEQISESAGKMLYADYVESGTYPIVMANHFGGVIFHEACGHLLETTQIERNTTPFADKKGEKIAHESLTAWDEGRTENAFGTIDMDDEGMPAQRTLLIEKGVLKNFLADRTGSWRTGHPRTGSGRRQNFTFAAASRMRNTYIATGEYSVDDIFGSIDKGIYCKKMGGGSVGATGQFNFGVDEAYLIENGKITKPLKGAILIGEAKEIMNKISMCSQDLSLAPGFCGSVSGSIYTTVGQPHIKVDSITVGGR; encoded by the coding sequence ATGCTTACAATTACTCCACTTCTCTCGAATCAACTTCCTAGCCTACATTACTCCTTCACCCCAGAGCGCTTCGATGAAACCTGGGAAGCTCCCTTGTCTACCCTTTTGGGACTGGGACGTGCGGCGGGTGCTGATTTTATTGAATTTTTCTTAGAGCGTGTTAATTATATTAGCTGCCTTGCAGAAGAAGATACCATCACCAGCATTACACCCCGTCTGTCTACAGGTGCGGGAGTCAGAGTTTTTCGTGGTCAAGCAGATTGTTATGTTAGCACCAATGACCTAACATTTTCCGGGTTGAAAGCAGCGTTGGAAAAAGGGCTTTCTATCATGGGGTTGCAACTCCCCGCACCCAACTCTTTTATCCCAGAAATTAACTTGGAACTGCTGCGAGACTACGCCACCAAAAGAGGTAAAGATGGGTGGCTACCTCTTTGTAGCTCAATTCGAGAAATGGGAGAACTATTGCTTGAAAGTACCGACCAACTCAAGCAAAAGGCAAATCACATACAATCGCGCCGCAGCACATATTTCCGTGATTGGCAAGAAGTTTTAGTCGCCGCTAGCGATGGGACTTTTGCTCGTGATATTCGCCTCACCCAATCGGTAGGTCTCAGCCTTCTGTGTGCTGATGGAGCTAATCGCACTTCTATTGGAGAACGTGGTGGTAACACTAGCGACCCCAATTTCCTGAGAACTTGGGACTACAAGGAAGCAGTAGAACAAATTTCCGAATCAGCTGGAAAAATGCTCTACGCTGATTACGTAGAGTCAGGAACTTACCCCATTGTTATGGCAAATCACTTTGGTGGGGTTATCTTCCACGAGGCATGCGGACACCTACTTGAAACGACTCAAATCGAACGCAACACCACTCCTTTTGCTGATAAGAAAGGTGAAAAAATTGCCCATGAAAGTCTAACTGCTTGGGATGAAGGGCGGACAGAAAACGCTTTTGGTACCATTGACATGGATGATGAAGGAATGCCAGCCCAAAGAACCCTGTTGATTGAGAAAGGAGTTTTAAAGAACTTCTTAGCTGACAGGACTGGTTCTTGGCGCACCGGACATCCCAGAACAGGTAGCGGTCGCCGTCAGAATTTCACCTTTGCTGCAGCAAGCCGGATGCGTAACACATATATTGCGACAGGCGAGTACAGTGTTGATGATATCTTTGGCTCCATTGACAAAGGAATTTACTGTAAAAAGATGGGTGGCGGTAGCGTTGGTGCTACAGGTCAATTTAACTTTGGTGTAGACGAAGCTTATTTGATTGAAAACGGCAAAATCACTAAGCCATTAAAGGGAGCGATTTTGATTGGTGAAGCTAAGGAAATTATGAACAAAATTTCCATGTGCTCTCAAGATTTATCTCTTGCGCCTGGTTTTTGTGGTTCTGTCAGTGGCAGTATTTATACCACTGTAGGACAGCCCCACATTAAAGTTGATTCCATCACCGTAGGTGGACGGTAA
- a CDS encoding DUF4351 domain-containing protein, whose amino-acid sequence MTRFIHDKFAKDYLEELLKSYGEVKTSEKVSGEIKEIDVFFIPAQPRSADLQTLGLLGRFAEFPMIVEPFRNAASEDEICDCLLKLLEVRASMRREAKAKKTKLPKHKIPKLWILTPTASADRLSSFNINQKPGWLPGIYFLGGALRAAIVAIHQLPPTPETLWLRLLGRGKVQEQAIVELLGLPEHHPYQKATLELVYNLRENLRINQNINKDDQELVMRLEPLYQRNREQTKEEGRLEGEQRLVMRQLNRLFGEIDASLTQQIRELSTEQLEALGEVLLDFSEVADLQAWLNQSEA is encoded by the coding sequence ATGACCCGCTTTATACATGACAAATTTGCCAAAGATTACCTTGAAGAATTACTCAAAAGCTACGGGGAGGTCAAAACCTCAGAAAAAGTTTCAGGAGAGATTAAAGAGATAGATGTTTTCTTCATTCCCGCTCAACCCCGAAGTGCCGATCTACAAACACTAGGACTACTGGGGAGATTTGCCGAATTCCCGATGATAGTAGAACCATTCCGCAATGCAGCATCTGAAGATGAAATCTGCGACTGCCTGCTAAAATTATTGGAAGTCAGAGCCTCGATGCGGCGAGAAGCAAAAGCCAAGAAAACGAAACTTCCAAAACATAAAATTCCCAAACTCTGGATTCTCACTCCCACAGCATCTGCTGACAGATTATCAAGTTTTAATATTAACCAAAAACCGGGATGGTTACCAGGAATTTACTTTTTAGGAGGTGCGTTGAGAGCAGCAATTGTCGCCATACATCAACTACCACCGACACCAGAGACGTTATGGTTGAGACTGTTGGGTAGGGGAAAAGTACAAGAGCAAGCAATTGTTGAACTTCTTGGGTTACCTGAACATCATCCCTACCAAAAAGCAACGCTAGAATTAGTTTACAACCTGCGGGAAAATTTGAGAATCAATCAAAATATAAATAAAGACGACCAGGAGTTAGTTATGCGATTAGAGCCACTTTATCAACGCAATCGAGAACAAACCAAAGAAGAGGGGCGACTTGAAGGAGAGCAACGTCTAGTTATGCGTCAGCTAAATCGCCTCTTTGGTGAAATCGATGCATCATTAACTCAACAAATTAGAGAATTATCCACCGAACAACTTGAAGCTTTGGGAGAAGTTTTATTAGATTTTTCTGAGGTGGCTGATTTACAAGCTTGGTTAAATCAATCTGAAGCATAG